In Syntrophorhabdus sp., a genomic segment contains:
- the dnaN gene encoding DNA polymerase III subunit beta, which yields MEITIDRQYLQSKVDIVKAVTKHKSLLAVTRSVLIELDGEHGKISATDLETSAITGFAGANGDESLKIVVPAGTLSDILASIGDQEITLIVGDGENVLKIEQGRVEIGLALMDPEEFPDIEVLNDTEAFQIAAKDILRGLGKVLYAVSADDKRFILTGVLMQAKGGEFRMCATDGFRMALLKKEVPDLPDSPQIVIPGRNIRLLREILDENATVGVIINEAKVQFMTTQATIIFRTLQDAYPNYESILAATGTHNIAFAKRIPFLECLSRMAALATKNDPVKLTRTSAGGLTVRMESEKGYAQETIDCEFKSSDEFDFAFNLKYLLDAVEHIDSDQLVIRYPGAYGVVVLDSVDYVCGVMPIRTTGDWTPDRTAGQGRRRSG from the coding sequence ATGGAAATAACCATAGATCGCCAGTACCTGCAGAGCAAGGTTGATATCGTCAAAGCTGTAACGAAGCACAAGAGCCTCCTCGCCGTTACCCGGTCCGTGCTCATCGAGCTCGACGGAGAGCATGGCAAGATATCCGCGACGGATCTCGAGACGTCCGCCATCACGGGTTTCGCTGGTGCGAACGGTGACGAGAGCCTCAAGATCGTAGTTCCCGCCGGCACTCTGTCGGACATCCTCGCGAGCATCGGAGACCAGGAGATCACGCTGATCGTCGGGGACGGAGAAAATGTCCTGAAGATTGAGCAGGGCCGGGTGGAGATCGGCCTCGCCCTCATGGATCCTGAAGAGTTTCCGGACATTGAGGTCCTGAACGATACGGAGGCCTTCCAGATAGCTGCCAAGGACATCCTGCGCGGTTTGGGAAAGGTCCTTTATGCCGTATCCGCGGACGACAAACGCTTCATCCTTACCGGCGTCCTCATGCAGGCCAAGGGCGGAGAATTCAGGATGTGTGCGACGGACGGCTTCCGGATGGCCCTTCTGAAAAAGGAGGTACCCGACCTACCTGATTCTCCCCAGATTGTCATACCCGGGAGGAACATCAGGCTCCTGAGGGAGATCCTGGACGAGAACGCGACCGTTGGAGTGATCATCAACGAGGCAAAAGTCCAGTTCATGACGACGCAGGCGACCATCATCTTCCGCACCCTGCAGGACGCATACCCGAATTACGAGAGCATCCTTGCGGCCACCGGCACCCACAATATAGCTTTCGCCAAGCGCATCCCGTTCCTGGAATGCCTGTCCAGGATGGCGGCGCTTGCCACGAAGAACGATCCCGTCAAGCTCACGAGAACCTCGGCCGGAGGCCTGACGGTCCGGATGGAATCCGAAAAGGGCTACGCCCAGGAAACGATCGATTGCGAGTTCAAGTCCTCCGACGAGTTCGATTTCGCCTTCAACCTGAAATATCTCCTCGACGCCGTGGAGCATATCGACAGCGACCAGCTCGTCATACGCTACCCCGGGGCCTACGGGGTAGTGGTCCTGGATTCTGTCGACTACGTCTGCGGTGTCATGCCGATCCGGACGACCGGCGACTGGACCCCCGATCGAACAGCAGGCCAAGGCCGGCGGAGGTCAGGATGA